A single genomic interval of Bradyrhizobium japonicum USDA 6 harbors:
- a CDS encoding YihY/virulence factor BrkB family protein, which yields MRARHTEHLDSWLLVAATAVFVLSAERYFQESGPIRSGPPQDHRNNEANSPETSPAGAAMQRGHGRRAKSPFAIPWPGWKDIFWRTYQRIDDDRLLATAGGVVFFGLLAIFPAVTALVSSYGLFADPSTISSNLHSLAMMLPEGAFQIVEDQVARVVSHGNTALGVTFLFGLLLAIWSANAGVKAIFDALNVAYEEREKRGFIRLNTVSLAFTVGGIAALLLMVGTVVAFPLALDHLGIAPESKLIVALGRWPVLFVILLAALAVLYRFAPSRDAPRWQWLSLGAVTAAILWIAGSALLSWYLSEFANYNATYGSLGAAIGLMMWMWMSAIVIMFGAELNSEIERQTLRDTTTGPPKPLGTRQAVSADTVGAAAPS from the coding sequence ATGCGCGCGCGGCACACCGAGCACCTCGACAGTTGGTTGCTCGTCGCCGCCACCGCCGTCTTCGTGCTGTCCGCGGAACGCTACTTTCAGGAGTCCGGCCCGATCCGGTCAGGGCCTCCGCAAGACCATCGCAACAATGAAGCAAATTCGCCGGAAACGAGCCCGGCCGGCGCAGCGATGCAGCGCGGCCACGGCCGGCGCGCGAAAAGCCCTTTCGCGATCCCGTGGCCGGGCTGGAAGGACATCTTCTGGCGCACCTATCAGCGCATCGACGACGATCGCCTGCTCGCGACCGCGGGCGGCGTCGTCTTCTTCGGGCTGCTCGCGATCTTTCCCGCCGTGACCGCGCTGGTCTCATCCTACGGCCTGTTCGCCGATCCCTCGACGATCAGTTCCAACCTGCATTCGCTCGCGATGATGCTGCCCGAGGGCGCGTTCCAGATCGTCGAGGACCAGGTCGCGCGCGTGGTGTCCCACGGCAATACCGCGCTGGGTGTCACCTTCCTGTTTGGTCTCCTGCTCGCGATCTGGAGCGCCAATGCGGGCGTCAAAGCCATCTTCGATGCCCTCAATGTCGCCTATGAGGAGCGCGAAAAGCGCGGCTTCATCCGGCTGAACACAGTGTCGTTGGCTTTCACCGTCGGCGGCATCGCGGCGCTGCTGCTGATGGTGGGCACCGTGGTCGCCTTCCCGCTCGCGCTCGACCATCTCGGCATCGCGCCCGAGAGCAAGCTGATCGTCGCTCTCGGGCGATGGCCGGTGCTGTTCGTCATCCTGCTGGCGGCGCTTGCCGTCCTCTACCGCTTCGCACCCAGCCGCGACGCGCCGCGCTGGCAATGGCTGAGCCTCGGTGCGGTGACGGCCGCCATCCTCTGGATCGCCGGCTCGGCGCTCCTGTCCTGGTATCTCTCGGAATTCGCCAATTACAACGCGACCTACGGCTCGCTCGGCGCGGCGATCGGCTTGATGATGTGGATGTGGATGTCGGCGATCGTCATCATGTTCGGGGCCGAGCTGAACTCGGAGATCGAACGGCAGACCCTTCGGGATACGACCACCGGGCCGCCCAAGCCGCTCGGCACCCGGCAGGCCGTCTCGGCCGACACGGTCGGCGCCGCCGCACCATCCTGA
- a CDS encoding EAL domain-containing protein, protein MIRISTIFIAICMVLVAASLGLVLYSVAGISGTESAIVALTALTFLILYNAVSMRLRDRSDVGGQIADLSRGTADLARQVAEFGRRLAAMEGRIASANSTNSDRIQSVVGEINELGGLVRQLATTVSAHEDLLAGAAPTPAPAPVARPEPEAPLDLIAAFEERPAAPPPLRAPPPQPTPAIQTQAAVPVQAANGRNQTQLLTTLRNAIDENRIDIFLQPMVTLPQRKVRFYEAVTRLRDERDQLIAAEEFISIAEASGLIGRIDNMVMLRCVQVLRRLMVRNKDVGVFCNVAASTLGNSTSFAQCLDFLEANRALAPSLVLEFKQSTFRNLGPAETENLAALAQRGFRFSIDHVTDLRIEPRELADRGVRFIKVPASLLLDPRQASTSDIHPSDLSDLLGRFGIDLIAERIEGERAVVDLLDFDVRFGQGFLFAPPRPLRPEGASATGGASPNPAQEIQGSNGSASPSQGATSGASAPPAPRITGNAALARRI, encoded by the coding sequence ATGATTCGCATTTCGACGATCTTCATCGCCATCTGCATGGTTCTGGTCGCGGCCTCGCTCGGGCTTGTCCTCTACTCGGTCGCCGGCATCAGCGGAACCGAATCCGCCATCGTGGCGCTGACCGCGCTGACCTTCCTGATCCTCTACAACGCGGTTTCGATGCGGCTGCGCGATCGCAGTGACGTCGGCGGCCAGATCGCCGACCTCTCGCGCGGCACCGCCGACCTCGCCCGCCAGGTCGCCGAGTTCGGCCGCCGGCTCGCGGCGATGGAGGGGCGCATCGCCTCGGCCAACTCGACCAACTCCGACCGCATCCAGTCAGTGGTCGGCGAGATCAACGAGCTCGGCGGGCTGGTCAGGCAGCTCGCCACCACGGTGTCAGCCCATGAAGACCTCTTGGCCGGGGCCGCGCCGACCCCCGCCCCCGCTCCGGTCGCCCGGCCGGAGCCGGAGGCACCGCTCGACCTGATTGCGGCCTTCGAGGAGCGGCCAGCTGCCCCTCCGCCATTGCGCGCACCTCCGCCGCAGCCAACACCAGCGATCCAGACCCAGGCCGCTGTTCCGGTTCAGGCGGCCAATGGCCGCAACCAGACCCAGTTACTGACGACACTGCGCAACGCCATCGACGAGAACCGCATCGACATCTTCCTCCAGCCCATGGTGACGCTGCCGCAGCGCAAGGTGCGGTTCTACGAAGCCGTGACGCGCCTGCGCGACGAGCGCGACCAGCTGATCGCCGCCGAGGAATTCATCAGCATCGCCGAAGCCTCGGGTCTGATCGGACGCATCGACAACATGGTGATGCTGCGCTGTGTGCAGGTGCTGCGGCGCCTGATGGTGCGCAACAAGGATGTCGGCGTGTTCTGCAACGTCGCGGCCTCCACGCTCGGCAATTCCACCAGCTTCGCGCAGTGCCTCGACTTCCTCGAGGCCAACCGGGCGCTGGCGCCATCGCTGGTGCTGGAGTTCAAGCAGTCAACCTTCCGCAACCTCGGCCCGGCCGAGACTGAGAACCTCGCGGCGCTCGCCCAGCGCGGCTTCCGCTTCTCGATCGACCATGTCACAGACCTCAGGATCGAGCCGCGAGAGCTCGCCGATCGCGGCGTGCGCTTCATCAAGGTGCCGGCGTCCCTGCTGCTCGACCCCAGGCAGGCCTCGACCTCGGACATCCATCCTTCCGACCTCTCCGACCTGCTCGGCCGCTTCGGCATCGACCTGATCGCCGAACGGATCGAGGGCGAGCGTGCAGTGGTCGATTTGCTCGACTTTGACGTGCGGTTCGGTCAGGGGTTCCTGTTCGCGCCGCCCCGGCCATTGCGGCCTGAGGGGGCATCTGCTACCGGCGGGGCCTCGCCGAACCCGGCGCAGGAAATTCAGGGATCCAATGGCTCCGCTTCTCCCAGCCAAGGCGCGACATCTGGCGCTTCAGCGCCACCAGCCCCACGCATCACCGGCAACGCGGCGCTCGCGCGCCGGATCTGA
- a CDS encoding TIGR01459 family HAD-type hydrolase, with the protein MTTLHFAESLRELVGGVDVVLSDIWGVVHNGLESFPEACEALHTYRSRGGTVILITNAPRPADSVQRQLRKLGVADETYDAIVSSGDLTRLYVAEHPGRKMFWLGPERDNSIYRGLDATTAPLEEADYIVCTGLYDDETETAEDYRGMMLKARERKLTLVCANPDIVVERGDRLIYCAGAIAELYRELGGEVIFYGKPHRPIYERAMMLAGERQGHMIDRKKVLAIGDSVRTDLTGAREFGIDCLFVTRGIHAEEFEGLDQLDPKSVMELFGHPPKALMRELKW; encoded by the coding sequence ATGACCACGCTGCATTTCGCCGAAAGCCTGCGCGAACTCGTGGGCGGCGTTGACGTTGTGCTCAGCGACATCTGGGGCGTGGTTCACAACGGCCTGGAATCCTTCCCCGAGGCCTGCGAGGCGTTGCATACCTATCGCAGCCGCGGCGGTACGGTGATCCTGATCACCAATGCCCCGCGCCCGGCCGACTCGGTCCAACGGCAATTGCGCAAGCTCGGCGTCGCGGACGAGACCTATGACGCGATCGTCTCGTCGGGCGACCTGACGCGGCTCTATGTCGCCGAGCATCCCGGCCGCAAGATGTTCTGGCTCGGACCCGAGCGCGACAACTCGATCTATCGCGGCCTCGATGCGACGACCGCGCCGCTGGAAGAAGCCGACTACATCGTCTGCACCGGCCTCTATGACGACGAGACCGAGACCGCGGAAGACTATCGCGGCATGATGCTGAAGGCGCGCGAGCGCAAGCTGACGCTGGTCTGCGCCAATCCCGATATCGTGGTGGAACGCGGCGACCGGCTGATCTATTGCGCCGGCGCGATCGCGGAACTCTATCGCGAGCTCGGCGGCGAGGTGATCTTCTACGGCAAGCCGCATCGCCCGATCTACGAGCGCGCGATGATGCTCGCCGGCGAGCGCCAGGGCCACATGATCGACCGGAAAAAGGTGCTGGCGATCGGCGATTCCGTCCGGACCGACCTCACGGGCGCGCGCGAATTCGGCATCGATTGCCTGTTCGTCACCCGCGGCATCCATGCCGAGGAGTTCGAGGGCCTCGACCAGCTCGACCCGAAGTCGGTGATGGAGTTGTTCGGCCACCCGCCGAAGGCGCTGATGCGCGAATTGAAGTGGTGA
- a CDS encoding winged helix-turn-helix domain-containing tetratricopeptide repeat protein: protein MTFHFEDFVLDPARRELRRAETLVALEPQVFDLLLYLIRNRERVVTRDNLLDAIWNGRVVSESTLTSRINAARRAVNDNGEEQRLIRTVARKGVRFVGEVTEGTAAPSSPAPGKPPIATPTELPLPDRPAIAVLPFTNMSGEAEQDYFSDGISEDIITALSKLRWFFVIARNSSFIYKGRTVHLRQVAEELGVRYVVEGSVRKEGDRVRITAQLNDVATGSHLWAERYDRDLADVFAVQDEITERIVAAIEPQLYAAENFRAERKPPDSLDAWDLLMRALSHYWRVTRQDHVAARALLEKAIALDPNYGKALGLLGTSYMFTAHMGWMEMAAALPVAERAARAAIRADDQDAWAHNALGHVDLFARRFEDSLAEFETALRLNPNFALAQGYYGLTLSYCGRWRDADEAARRAIRLSPRDPYAPVYFGIAAFARFLGRDYAEAIRLAQEALRQRGDFVGGHRVLTAAAAMAGQTETARAALKELHRAQPNVSLAWIAEFMPIKLAADREHYLEAFRRAGLT from the coding sequence GTGACATTTCATTTCGAGGATTTCGTGCTCGACCCCGCGCGCCGCGAATTGCGGCGCGCGGAGACGCTCGTCGCGCTCGAGCCCCAGGTGTTCGATCTCCTGCTTTATCTGATCCGCAACCGCGAGCGCGTGGTAACGCGGGACAATCTGCTCGACGCGATCTGGAACGGCCGCGTCGTCTCGGAATCAACGCTGACCAGCCGGATCAACGCGGCGCGGCGCGCGGTCAACGACAATGGCGAAGAGCAGCGGCTGATCCGCACCGTCGCGCGCAAAGGCGTGCGGTTCGTCGGCGAAGTGACCGAAGGCACCGCCGCACCCTCATCGCCGGCGCCGGGCAAGCCGCCCATCGCAACACCGACGGAATTGCCACTGCCCGATCGTCCCGCAATCGCCGTCCTGCCCTTCACCAACATGAGCGGCGAGGCCGAGCAGGATTATTTTTCCGACGGCATCAGCGAGGACATCATCACCGCGCTGTCGAAGCTGCGCTGGTTCTTCGTGATCGCGCGCAACTCGTCCTTCATCTACAAGGGCCGCACGGTTCACCTGCGGCAGGTCGCCGAGGAGCTCGGCGTGCGCTATGTCGTCGAGGGCAGCGTCCGCAAGGAGGGCGATCGCGTCCGCATCACCGCGCAGCTCAACGATGTCGCCACCGGCAGTCATCTCTGGGCCGAACGCTACGACCGCGATCTCGCCGACGTCTTCGCCGTACAGGACGAGATCACCGAACGCATCGTCGCCGCGATCGAGCCGCAGCTCTATGCCGCGGAGAATTTTCGCGCCGAGCGCAAGCCGCCCGACAGCCTGGACGCCTGGGACCTTCTGATGCGCGCCCTCTCGCATTACTGGCGCGTGACGCGGCAGGATCACGTCGCGGCGCGAGCCCTGCTCGAAAAGGCCATCGCGCTCGACCCGAACTACGGCAAGGCGCTCGGGCTGCTCGGCACCAGCTACATGTTCACGGCGCATATGGGCTGGATGGAGATGGCCGCGGCGCTGCCGGTGGCCGAGCGCGCGGCGCGGGCCGCGATCCGCGCCGACGACCAGGATGCCTGGGCGCATAATGCGCTCGGCCATGTCGATCTGTTCGCACGCCGGTTCGAGGATTCGCTTGCCGAATTCGAGACCGCGCTGCGGCTCAATCCGAACTTTGCGCTGGCACAGGGCTATTATGGCCTGACGCTCAGCTATTGCGGCCGCTGGCGGGATGCCGACGAGGCCGCGCGGCGCGCGATCCGCCTCAGCCCGCGCGACCCCTATGCACCCGTCTATTTCGGCATCGCCGCCTTTGCCCGCTTCCTCGGCAGGGACTATGCGGAAGCGATCCGGCTCGCACAGGAGGCCCTGCGCCAACGCGGCGACTTCGTCGGCGGGCACCGGGTGCTGACCGCGGCCGCGGCGATGGCCGGGCAAACCGAGACCGCCCGCGCGGCACTGAAGGAACTCCACCGAGCCCAGCCCAACGTCTCGCTCGCCTGGATCGCCGAGTTCATGCCGATCAAGCTCGCCGCCGACCGCGAGCACTACCTCGAAGCCTTTCGCCGGGCCGGCCTGACCTAG
- a CDS encoding class I SAM-dependent methyltransferase — MSTSAALKPAIAQPDLAAVKQRQHGAWSSGDYAIVGTTLQIVGEQLCEALDLRAGSKVLDVAAGNGNATLAAARRWCDVTSTDYVAALLKRGRERAAAEHLMIEFREADAEALPFADASYDVVLSTFGVMFTPDQDKAASELARVCKSGGKIGLANWTPQGFIGQVFKTIGKHLPPPAGVKSPALWGTPGRLEEMFGSQASEIAAEPRMFVFRYRSPEHWLEVFKSYYGPMLKAFAALEETGQAALRRDLMALLGEFNRADDGTVVVHSEYLEAVISKR; from the coding sequence ATGTCGACATCCGCCGCGCTCAAGCCGGCCATCGCCCAACCCGATCTCGCCGCCGTCAAGCAGCGCCAGCACGGCGCCTGGTCATCCGGCGACTATGCCATTGTCGGCACCACCTTGCAGATCGTCGGCGAGCAGCTCTGCGAGGCGCTCGACTTGCGCGCCGGCAGCAAGGTGCTTGATGTCGCCGCCGGCAACGGCAATGCGACGCTGGCCGCCGCGCGACGCTGGTGCGACGTCACATCGACCGATTATGTTGCCGCGTTGCTCAAGCGGGGACGCGAACGGGCCGCGGCGGAGCATTTGATGATCGAATTCCGTGAAGCGGATGCCGAAGCGCTGCCGTTTGCGGATGCCAGTTACGACGTCGTGCTCTCGACCTTCGGCGTCATGTTCACGCCGGATCAGGACAAGGCGGCGTCCGAGCTCGCGCGGGTCTGCAAGTCCGGCGGCAAGATCGGCCTCGCCAACTGGACGCCCCAGGGCTTCATCGGGCAGGTCTTCAAGACCATCGGCAAGCATCTGCCGCCGCCGGCGGGCGTGAAGTCGCCGGCCTTGTGGGGCACCCCGGGGCGGCTCGAAGAGATGTTCGGCAGTCAGGCTTCCGAGATCGCCGCCGAGCCGCGCATGTTCGTCTTCCGTTATCGCTCGCCGGAGCATTGGCTCGAGGTTTTCAAGTCCTATTACGGGCCGATGCTGAAAGCGTTCGCGGCGCTGGAAGAGACCGGCCAGGCCGCGCTGCGGCGCGATCTCATGGCGCTGCTCGGCGAGTTCAACCGTGCCGACGACGGTACGGTGGTGGTGCATAGCGAGTATCTGGAGGCGGTGATCAGCAAGCGCTGA